Proteins found in one Pseudoxanthomonas sp. SL93 genomic segment:
- a CDS encoding glycoside hydrolase family 43 protein translates to MKLFSLRRHQDDRRHADGRGATRNAARGVLAAALLLLTATGNAQSKEQAPPVYFDWFEYTGRDVAFEPPLPSGHYRNPILAGFHADPSIVSANGKFYLVNSSFTFFPGIPVFESTDLVHWKQIGNVIDRPSQLDFDGLSVSRGIFAPAIEFHDGMFYLVTTATDSGGNFIATARDPAGPWSDPHWLPTIGGIDPSLFFDTDGKVYLLNNDEPPGPARYDGHRAIWMQQIDIARFQPIGPRKVLIDGGVEPEKNPIWIEGPHIYKRDGWYYLSDAEGGTGPQHSQVVLRSRDVWGPYAPYEGNPILTQRDLPPDRRLPITNAGHADLVEGPDGTWWAVFLASRNYQQRHYNTGRETYLLPVQWRDGWPVILPAGQTIPYTAAAPAWMRGEATQAPFTGNFVHRDEFDGTTLRPEWLRVRVPKQAWADLAARPGALAVHPLPEGLETLRNPAFLGRRQQHLRFEASTAMTRPAHGIAAGLAAFQSEAYWYFLGVRPAADGRVAIFLEGRDGGGTTRALATREVEGSDTLRLKIEGDEGAYGFAFDTGDGRGWQSLARDVDGTVLSTDRAGGFVGTLLGPYARDERPLRSE, encoded by the coding sequence ATGAAGCTGTTCTCCCTGCGTCGCCACCAGGACGACCGCCGACACGCCGATGGGCGGGGTGCAACCCGCAACGCCGCACGTGGTGTGCTGGCCGCCGCGCTGCTGCTGCTGACGGCCACCGGCAACGCCCAGTCGAAGGAGCAGGCGCCGCCGGTCTACTTCGACTGGTTCGAATACACCGGTCGCGACGTGGCATTCGAACCGCCGCTGCCGTCCGGCCACTACCGCAATCCCATCCTGGCCGGTTTCCATGCCGACCCCAGCATCGTCAGCGCGAACGGCAAGTTCTACCTGGTCAATTCCAGCTTCACCTTCTTCCCGGGCATCCCGGTGTTCGAGAGCACGGACCTGGTGCACTGGAAGCAGATCGGCAATGTCATCGACCGCCCCTCGCAGCTGGACTTCGACGGCCTGAGCGTGTCGCGGGGCATCTTCGCGCCCGCCATCGAATTCCACGACGGCATGTTCTACCTGGTGACCACGGCCACGGACAGCGGTGGCAACTTCATCGCCACCGCCCGTGATCCGGCGGGCCCGTGGTCCGACCCGCACTGGCTGCCGACCATCGGGGGCATCGACCCGTCGCTGTTCTTCGACACCGATGGCAAGGTCTATCTGCTCAACAACGACGAGCCGCCCGGACCGGCGCGTTATGACGGCCACCGCGCCATCTGGATGCAACAGATCGACATCGCCCGCTTCCAGCCGATCGGCCCGCGCAAGGTGCTGATCGATGGTGGCGTGGAACCCGAGAAGAATCCGATCTGGATCGAAGGGCCGCACATCTACAAGCGCGACGGCTGGTACTACCTGTCCGATGCCGAAGGCGGCACGGGGCCGCAGCATTCGCAGGTGGTACTGCGCAGCCGCGATGTCTGGGGACCGTATGCGCCGTATGAAGGCAATCCGATCCTGACCCAGCGCGACCTGCCGCCGGATCGGCGCCTGCCGATCACCAATGCCGGCCACGCCGATCTGGTCGAAGGCCCCGACGGGACGTGGTGGGCGGTGTTCCTGGCCAGCCGCAACTACCAGCAGCGCCACTACAACACCGGGCGCGAAACCTATCTGCTGCCGGTGCAGTGGCGCGATGGCTGGCCGGTGATCCTGCCGGCGGGGCAGACCATCCCCTACACCGCCGCCGCGCCTGCATGGATGCGCGGGGAGGCCACGCAGGCGCCCTTCACCGGCAACTTCGTGCATCGCGACGAATTCGACGGCACCACGCTGCGGCCCGAGTGGCTGCGCGTGCGCGTGCCCAAGCAGGCATGGGCCGACCTGGCCGCGCGCCCTGGTGCGCTCGCCGTGCATCCGCTGCCGGAAGGCCTGGAGACGCTGCGCAACCCGGCGTTCCTCGGCCGCCGCCAGCAGCACCTGCGCTTCGAGGCCAGCACGGCGATGACGCGGCCCGCGCACGGTATCGCCGCGGGCCTGGCCGCCTTCCAGAGCGAGGCGTACTGGTATTTCCTCGGCGTGCGGCCCGCGGCCGATGGGCGCGTGGCCATCTTCCTTGAAGGCCGCGACGGTGGCGGCACCACGCGCGCACTCGCCACGCGCGAGGTCGAGGGCAGCGACACGCTGCGGCTGAAGATCGAAGGCGATGAAGGTGCCTACGGCTTCGCGTTCGACACCGGCGATGGCCGGGGCTGGCAATCGCTGGCGCGCGATGTCGATGGCACCGTGTTGAGCACCGATCGCGCCGGCGGTTTCGTCGGCACGCTGCTGGGCCCTTATGCACGCGATGAACGTCCCTTGAGGAGCGAATGA